The Zootoca vivipara chromosome 16, rZooViv1.1, whole genome shotgun sequence genome has a segment encoding these proteins:
- the NANS gene encoding sialic acid synthase, which yields MPLQFELCPGRPIGGDHPCFIIAEIGQNHQGDLETAKRMIRVAKECGADCAKFQKSELEHKFNKRALERPYTSKHSWGKTYGEHKRHLEFNHDQYRELQRYAKEIGIFFTASGMDEMAVEFLHDLDVPFFKVGSGDTNNFPYLEKTAKKGRPMVISSGMQSMNTMQQVYKLVKPINPNFCFLQCTSAYPLQPEDVNLRVITEYQSVFPDIPIGYSGHETGIAISVAAVAMGAKVLERHITLDKTWKGSDHQASLEPKELAELVRSIRMVEKAMGSPVKRLLSCEVACNEKLGKSVVAKVRIPEGTTLTLDMLTVKVGEPKGYPPEDIFDLVGKKVKINIGEDETIVEDAIENHVKKVKC from the exons ATGCCGCTGCAGTTCGAACTGTGCCCGGGCCGGCCAATCGGCGGGGACCACCCCTGCTTCATTATCGCGGAGATTGGCCAGAACCATCAGGGGGACCTGGAGACCGCCAAGCGGATGATCCGAGTGGCTAAG GAATGTGGAGCAGATTGTGCCAAGTTTCAGAAAAGTGAACTAGAGCACAAATTCAATAAGCGAGCCTTGGAGAGGCCATACACTTCCAAACACTCTTGGGGGAAAACTTATGGAGAGCACAAGCGCCACCTGGAGTTCAACCATGATCAGTATCGAGAGTTGCAGCGATATGCAAAGGAGATTGGCATTTTTTTCACAGCATCAGGCATGGATGAG aTGGCTGTAGAGTTCCTGCATGATCTGgatgttccattttttaaagtcGGATCAGGAGACACTAACAATTTCCCATACCTGGAAAAGACAGCCAAAAAAG GTCGCCCGATGGTGATTTCGAGCGGGATGCAGTCAATGAACACAATGCAACAAGTTTACAAGCTGGTGAAACCCATTAACCCGAACTTCTGTTTTCTCCAGTGCACCAGTGCTTACCCTCTTCAGCCTGAAGATGTCAACCTTCGTGTCATAACG GAATATCAGTCTGTCTTCCCAGATATTCCTATTGGCTACTCCGGTCATGAGACTGGGATAGCCATTTCCGTTGCAGCAGTTGCTATGGGTGCAAAAGTCTTGGAGCGCCACATTACACTCGACAAAACCTGGAAAGGCAGTGATCATCAAGCATCCCTGGAGCCAAAAGAACTGGCAGAACTTGTGAGAAGCATCCGGATGGTGGAGAAAGCCATGGGGTCCCCAGTCAAGCGGCTCCTGTCCTGTGAAGTAGCTTGCAATGAAAAG TTGGGGAAGTCTGTAGTGGCCAAAGTCCGGATTCCTGAAGGTACCACACTTACGCTGGACATGCTCACGGTAAAAGTGGGGGAACCCAAAGGATACCCGCCAGAAGACATCTTCGACTTGGTTGGCAAGAAGGTCAAGATAAATATTGGTGAAGATGAAACCATTGTCGAAGATGCCATTGAAAACCATGTGAAAAAAGTGAAATGCTAA
- the CCIN gene encoding calicin: protein MRMQFTEKNHNSFMMQALNKQRKNREFCDVALSVDQKVFYAHLNVLAAMSSHIRNLISSNDMKADDELFIIIDAKFLSSELVEQLLDYFYTGKIVISEKNVEDLLKGAKYFSSPSLRSHCSDFLLRSLKKNNCLYYMLLATSYDMKEVANAAYDGIRDNFNYWAGPGITDFMHCPPNVFSRLLKDEHLHVQNEDQTLSTLLQWVKYRKAEREKYFKKYFTYIHLSAVSTSMLLSTCREVLLFADHTGPLSRIESTLSDRKKGNPQSLMLQQRKGALMDSVVILGGQKEQGKFNSGVFAYIIGENIWLKLTEMPYKAAALSATSLGRYIYVSGGTTEQISGLKTAWKYDIDTNSWIKLPDLPIGLVFHTMVTCGGAVYTVGGSTAPRKYISSIYKYDEGKEKWILAGKMSIPMDATALITKGDKTIYIVTGRCLVNGRFSRVGVLDCFDTQTKNVVQYITFPIQFNHKPLLSFPQDNVLSIQSHKESLEINLQKIKMSKSTKLVPLLPNNYSLDLSHAVCSIGDNKVFVCGGLICPGDTRPEEYAINRHAYMLDQSVGEWRVLAQPPEALDCPACCTAKLPCKILQKTVVN, encoded by the coding sequence ATGAGGATGCAGTTTACGGAAAAGAACCACAACAGTTTTATGATGCAGGCCCTCAACAAACAGAGAAAGAACCGGGAGTTTTGTGATGTAGCCCTCAGTGTGGACCAGAAAGTCTTCTATGCCCACCTCAACGTTTTAGCAGCCATGTCCTCCCATATTAGGAATCTGATATCCAGCAATGACATGAAAGCGGATGATGAACTCTTTATTATCATTGATGCCAAGTTCCTGAGCTCCGAGTTGGTGGAGCAATTGCTCGACTACTTCTATACTGGGAAGATTGTAATTTCTGAGAAGAACGTGGAGGACCTGCTGAAGGGAGCCAAGTATTTCAGTTCCCCATCTCTAAGGAGCCACTGTTCTGACTTCCTCCTTAGGTCCCTTAAGAAGAACAACTGCCTCTATTACATGCTCCTGGCCACCTCATATGATATGAAAGAAGTGGCAAATGCTGCTTATGATGGTATACGAGACAACTTCAACTACTGGGCAGGCCCTGGCATAACAGACTTTATGCACTGCCCCCCTAACGTCTTCAGCAGGCTCCTTAAGGATGAACATCTTCATGTGCAAAACGAGGACCAGACTCTCTCAACCCTCCTCCAGTGGGTGAAATACAGAAAGGCTGAAAGGGAGAAATATTTTAAGAAGTATTTTACCTACATTCATTTATCCGCTGTCTCCACCAGTATGCTTCTGTCCACTTGCCGTGAAGTGTTACTCTTTGCAGACCACACTGGTCCCCTGTCCCGGATAGAGAGCACTTTGAGTGATCGTAAAAAGGGCAATCCTCAAAGCCTGATGCTTCAACAAAGGAAAGGGGCGTTAATGGACTCTGTGGTGATCTTAGGAGGGCAAAAAGAGCAGGGCAAGTTCAACAGTGGGGTTTTCGCTTATATCATTGGAGAGAACATCTGGCTAAAGCTGACAGAGATGCCTTACAAAGCAGCTGCTCTCAGTGCAACATCGCTAGGGAGATACATTTATGTTTCTGGAGGAACAACAGAGCAGATCTCTGGCTTGAAAACAGCTTGGAAGTATGATATAGATACTAACTCCTGGATCAAACTTCCGGATCTGCCTATAGGTTTGGTCTTCCACACCATGGTGACTTGTGGGGGGGCAGTGTACACTGTAGGAGGCAGCACGGCCCCAAGGAAGTACATTTCAAGTATCTACAAGTATGACGAAGGGAAAGAGAAGTGGATTCTTGCTGGAAAGATGAGTATTCCTATGGATGCAACTGCATTGATCACCAAGGGAGACAAGACTATTTACATTGTGACAGGAAGGTGCTTGGTGAATGGGCGCTTCTCCCGAGTAGGTGTGCTGGACTGCTTTGACACTCAGACTAAGAATGTGGTGCAGTACATCACATTTCCCATTCAGTTCAATCACAAGCCCTTGCTGTCCTTTCCTCAGGATAATGTCTTGAGCATACAGAGCCACAAAGAGAGTTTGGAAATAAACCTGCAGAAGATCAAAATGAGCAAATCCACAAAACTTGTCCCACTCTTGCCGAATAACTACAGCTTGGATCTTTCACATGCAGTGTGCTCAATTGGGGATAacaaggtgtttgtgtgtggtggccTGATTTGCCCAGGTGACACACGTCCAGAGGAGTATGCCATCAACCGACATGCATATATGTTAGATCAAAGTGTAGGGGAATGGAGGGTTTTGGCTCAGCCTCCAGAAGCTCTGGATTGCCCTGCTTGCTGTACAGCTAAGTTGCCATGCAAGATTCTCCAAAAAACTGTAGTCAATTAA
- the TRIM14 gene encoding tripartite motif-containing protein 14, translated as MARREQEVAVAGETVAPCDLCAQDAPRRAEWSCLTCLISLCEAHARPHGAADGEPGAAFRGHRVCAAGEAAAELRALRERERWCAEHRGRPLELFCEECAQCVCALCPALGLHRGHRVNLIAQAAQSKREIMRSYLKQLTLKKKQEVDNIKHIEEAANELKAHMFESKTWLAGKFAELRLLFAEEETLTKRYIDEKAQHTLMTYEEQAEACEGQIRFIDGFTDRIRHIQLQPDPLLLLKGYCAAEKEIVKQLIPSEQLAPLPMSFEHVTNHFLRFLEFVQSILQKPLKARLNKDVFSSLNSTLKKDPGLFLNANSSANRTLFLKHARSPTLEINSVHPRLILSEDRLSVSYSWRRRLYCSNPERFDTVWQVLSRDSFFAGSHYWEVDVLQAEHGWWIGAAYSSIKRKGDSELCRLGCNRASWCIKRFDFEYWAFQNGERVPIQAEDDPERVGVFLDYEAGILSFYNVTDGMAHLHTFRCKFTEPVYPALRLWEGTITMCKIT; from the exons ATGGCGCGGCGGGAGCAGGAGGTTGCGGTGGCGGGAGAAACGGTCGCGCCCTGCGATCTGTGCGCCCAGGACGCGCCGCGCCGGGCGGAATGGAGCTGCCTCACCTGCCTGATATCGCTGTGCGAGGCCCACGCGCGGCCCCACGGGGCAGCGGACGGGGAACCCGGCGCGGCTTTCCGAGGCCACCGCGTGTGCGCAGCcggcgaggcggcggcggagtTGCGCGCCTTGCGGGAGCGGGAGCGCTGGTGCGCCGAGCACCGCGGGCGCCCCCTGGAGCTGTTTTGCGAAGAGTGCGCGCAGTGCGTGTGCGCGCTCTGCCCGGCTCTGGGCCTCCACCGCGGCCACCGAGTCAACCTCATCGCCCAGGCGGCGCAGAGCAAGCGG GAAATCATGAGGTCGTATTTGAAGCAGTTGACcctgaagaagaagcaggaagttgACAACATAAAACATATAGAAGAAGCTGCTAATGAGCTTAAG GCACACATGTTCGAGAGCAAAACCTGGCTGGCAGGGAAGTTTGCTGAGCTCCGGCTCCTGTTTGCCGAGGAGGAAACTTTGACCAAGAGATACATCGACGAGAAGGCCCAGCATACCTTGATGACATATGAAGAACAGGCAGAGGCTTGTGAGGGCCAGATCCGGTTCATAGATGGCTTCACAGACAggatcaggcacatccaacttcAACCTGACCCCCTTCTTTTGCTCAAG GGCTATTGTGCAGCAGAAAAGGAAATAGTGAAGCAGTTGATCCCCTCAGAACAGCTGGCTCCATTGCCCATGTCGTTTGAACACGTCACAAACCACTTCTTGCGCTTTCTTGAGTTTGTCCAGTCTATCCTGCAGAAACCACTCAAGGCTCGGCTCAACAAAG ATGTCTTCAGCAGCCTTAACAGCACGTTGAAGAAGGACCCCGGCCTCTTTTTGAATGCAAACTCTTCTGCCAATCGCACACTCTTCTTGAAAC ATGCAAGATCCCCCACGCTGGAGATAAATAGCGTGCACCCCAGGTTAATTTTGTCAGAGGACCGTCTTTCAGTAAGCtacagctggaggaggagacttTACTGCTCAAACCCAGAGAGATTCGACACTGTCTGGCAAGTCTTGAGCAGAGATTCTTTCTTTGCCGGAAGCCATTACTGGGAGGTGGATGTGCTGCAGGCCGAGCACGGGTGGTGGATTGGGGCAGCCTACTCATCCATCAAAAGGAAAGGAGACTCTGAACTTTGCCGCTTGGGATGCAACCGAGCGTCCTGGTGCATCAAACGGTTTGACTTTGAATACTGGGCATTCCAGAACGGGGAGAGAGTCCCTATTCAGGCAGAGGATGATCCTGAACGAGTCGGGGTTTTTCTGGATTACGAAGCTGGGATACTGTCTTTCTACAACGTGACAGATGGGATGGCACATCTGCACACATTCCGCTGCAAGTTCACGGAGCCGGTTTATCCAGCCCTGAGGTTGTGGGAAGGGACGATAACCATGTGCAAGATAACTTAA